The following proteins are co-located in the Bubalus bubalis isolate 160015118507 breed Murrah chromosome 23, NDDB_SH_1, whole genome shotgun sequence genome:
- the NDUFB8 gene encoding NADH dehydrogenase [ubiquinone] 1 beta subcomplex subunit 8, mitochondrial isoform X2, translating into MFLPNRVWPGSAAVTRSLRMCGVKLKEASHITKDMLPGPYPNTPEERAAAAKKYNMRVEDYEPYPDDGMGYGDYPKLPDHSQQERDPWYDWDHPDLRLNWGEPMHWDLDMYIRNRVDTSPTPVNWNLMCKHLFGFVAFMLFMFWVGETYPAYQPVGPKQYPYNNLYLERGGDPNKEPEPVVHYEI; encoded by the exons ATGTTTCTCCCTAATCGCGTTTGGCCCGGCTCAGCCGCCGTGACAAGGTCTTTGCGCATGTGCGGGGTGAAACTGAAAGAAG CCTCCCACATTACCAAGGACATGCTCCCGGGACCCTATCCCAACACTCCAGAAGAACGGGCTGCCGCCGCCAAGAAGTATAATATGCGGGTGGAAGACTATGAGCCGTACCCAGATGATGGCATGGG GTATGGTGACTATCCGAAACTGCCTGACCACTCACAGCAGGAGAGGGATCCATGGTATGACTGGGACCACCCAGACCTGCGGTTGAACTGGGGTGAACCG ATGCACTGGGACCTGGACATGTATATCAGGAACCGTGTGGACACGTCCCCGACTCCTGTTAATTGGAACCTCATGTGTAAGCACCTCTTCGGCTTCGTCGCCTTCATGCTGTTCATGTTTTGGGTAGGGGAGACTTACCCCGCCTACCAGCCTGTG GGGCCAAAGCAGTATCCTTATAATAATCTGTACCTGGAACGAGGCGGCGATCCCAACAAAGAACCTGAGCCAGTGGTTCACTATGAGATCTGA
- the NDUFB8 gene encoding NADH dehydrogenase [ubiquinone] 1 beta subcomplex subunit 8, mitochondrial isoform X1 — MAAARAGVLGVRWLQKAARNVVPLGARTASHITKDMLPGPYPNTPEERAAAAKKYNMRVEDYEPYPDDGMGYGDYPKLPDHSQQERDPWYDWDHPDLRLNWGEPMHWDLDMYIRNRVDTSPTPVNWNLMCKHLFGFVAFMLFMFWVGETYPAYQPVGPKQYPYNNLYLERGGDPNKEPEPVVHYEI; from the exons ATGGCGGCGGCCAGGGCGGGGGTCCTGGGAGTCCGATGGCTGCAAAAGGCAGCCCGAAACGTGGTGCCGCTGGGTGCACGGACAG CCTCCCACATTACCAAGGACATGCTCCCGGGACCCTATCCCAACACTCCAGAAGAACGGGCTGCCGCCGCCAAGAAGTATAATATGCGGGTGGAAGACTATGAGCCGTACCCAGATGATGGCATGGG GTATGGTGACTATCCGAAACTGCCTGACCACTCACAGCAGGAGAGGGATCCATGGTATGACTGGGACCACCCAGACCTGCGGTTGAACTGGGGTGAACCG ATGCACTGGGACCTGGACATGTATATCAGGAACCGTGTGGACACGTCCCCGACTCCTGTTAATTGGAACCTCATGTGTAAGCACCTCTTCGGCTTCGTCGCCTTCATGCTGTTCATGTTTTGGGTAGGGGAGACTTACCCCGCCTACCAGCCTGTG GGGCCAAAGCAGTATCCTTATAATAATCTGTACCTGGAACGAGGCGGCGATCCCAACAAAGAACCTGAGCCAGTGGTTCACTATGAGATCTGA